One Cervus canadensis isolate Bull #8, Minnesota chromosome 1, ASM1932006v1, whole genome shotgun sequence genomic window carries:
- the SLC13A5 gene encoding solute carrier family 13 member 5, giving the protein MASALSYVSKFKSFVILFLTPILLLPLIILMPAKFVRCAYIIIIMAVYWCTEVIPLAVTALLPALLFPLFKILDSKQVSIQYMKDTNMLFLGGLIVAVAVEHWNLHKRIALRTLLWVGTKPAQLMLGFMGATAFLSMWISNTATTAMMVPIVEAVLQQMEATSAATEASLGTLELAEKGKAGELPGNQATLEGPSARQQEVNRKKVCKALTLCICYSASIGGTATLTGTGPNVVLLGQMQELFPDSKDIVNFASWFGFAFPNMLIMLLLSWFWLRFMYMRFDLSWGCSLEKKSEEKSAHEVLWAEYRKLGPLSFAEINVLLCFFLLVGLWFTRDPGFMPGWVSIAWAEGKTKYASDATVAIFVAILLFIMPSQKPKFNFCSQTEEERKTPFYPPPLLNWKVAQEKVPWGIVLLLGGGFAVAKGCEASGLSEWMGKQMEPLHTVSPTAITLIMSSLIAVLTECTSNVATTTLFLPIFASMSRSIGLNPLYIMIPCTLSSSFAFMLPVATPPNAIVFSYGHLKVSDMMKTGLIMNVIGITCSFLAINTWGRVIFDLDQFPAWANVTAH; this is encoded by the exons ATGGCCTCTGCACTGAGCTATGTCTCCAAGTTCAAGTCCTTCGTGATCTTGTTCCTCACCCCGATCCTGCTGCTGCCACTCATCATTCTGATGCCCGCCAAG TTTGTCAGATGTGcctacatcatcatcatcatggcCGTTTACTGGTGCACAGAAGTCATCCCCCTGGCTGTCACCGCCCTCCTGCCTGCCTTGCTTTTCCCACTCTTCAAGATTCTGGACTCCAAGCAG GTGAGCATCCAGTACATGAAGGATACCAACATGCTGTTCCTTGGCGGTCTCATCGTGGCTGTGGCTGTGGAGCACTGGAACCTGCACAAGAGGATTGCTCTGCGCACGCTCCTCTGGGTGGGGACCAAGCCTGCACA GCTGATGCTGGGCTTTATGGGCGCCACGGCCTTTCTCTCCATGTGGATCAGCAACACGGCCACCACGGCCATGATGGTGCCCATCGTGGAGGCCGTGTTGCAGCAGATGGAGGCCACGAGTGCAGCCACCGAGGCCAGCCTGGGGACCCTGGAGCTGGCAGAAAAGGGCAAGGCCGGCGAGCTGCCAG GGAACCAAGCAACTCTGGAAGGTCCCTCTGCGAGGCAGCAGGAGGTCAACAGGAAGAAAGTGTGTAAGGCCCTGACCCTGTGCATATGTTACTCGGCCAGCATTGGAGGCACTGCCACTCTGACCGGGACCGGACCCAACGTGGTGCTCCTGGGCCAGATGCAAGA GTTGTTTCCAGACAGCAAAGACATCGTGAACTTCGCCTCCTGGTTCGGATTCGCCTTCCCCAACATGCTGATCATGCTCCTGCTCTCCTGGTTTTGGCTCCGCTTCATGTACATGAGATTCGA TCTGTCCTGGGGCTGCAGCCTGGAAAAGAAGAGTGAGGAGAAGTCTGCGCACGAGGTGCTGTGGGCGGAGTACAGGAAGCTGGGGCCCCTCTCCTTCGCTGAGATCAACGTCCTGCTCTGCTTCTTTCTGCTGGTCGGCCTGTGGTTCACCCGGGACCCCGGCTTCATGCCCGGCTGGGTGTCGATCGCCTGGGCAGAGGGAAAGACAAA GTACGCCTCCGATGCCACCGTGGCCATCTTTGTGGCCATCTTGCTGTTCATCATGCCTTCGCAGAAGCCCAAGTTCAACTTCTGCAGCCAGACCGAGGAAG AAAGGAAAACTCCGTTCTATCCACCCCCACTGCTGAATTGGAAGGTGGCCCAGGAGAAAGTGCCCTGGGGGATCGTGCTTCTCCTGGGGGGCGGCTTCGCTGTGGCTAAAGGATGCGAG GCTTCGGGGCTATCAGAATGGATGGGGAAGCAGATGGAGCCCTTGCACACCGTGTCCCCGACAGCCATCACCTTGATCATGTCCTCACTCATTGCTGTGCTCACGGAGTGCACAAGCAACGTGGCCACCACCACCCTGTTCCTGCCCATCTTTGCCTCCATG TCACGTTCCATTGGCCTCAACCCGCTGTACATCATGATCCCCTGCACGCTGAGTTCATCCTTTGCCTTCATGTTGCCCGTGGCTACCCCGCCTAACGCCATCGTGTTTTCCTATGGACACCTCAAGGTTTCCGACATG ATGAAAACAGGACTAATAATGAACGTCATTGGAATCACCTGTTCATTTTTGGCCATCAACACCTGGGGACGGGTCATATTTGACTTGGACCAATTCCCTGCCTGGGCTAATGTGACAGCACATTGA